A portion of the Lampris incognitus isolate fLamInc1 chromosome 9, fLamInc1.hap2, whole genome shotgun sequence genome contains these proteins:
- the irx1a gene encoding iroquois-class homeodomain protein IRX-1a, with translation MSFPQLGYPQYLSASQAVYGGDRPGVLAPSSRGGSGDMAGSPSATAAAAAVTSVLGMYANPYAHSYSAFLPYTSADLALFSQMGSQYDLKESPGVHPASFAAHTSPAFYPYGQFQYGDPARPKNATRESTSTLKAWLNEHRKNPYPTKGEKIMLAIITKMTLTQVSTWFANARRRLKKENKVTWGTRSKEDEEDGHLFGSGDEAEKNEDEEEIDLESIDIDKIDDNDGDQSNEEDDEKSNEASRDLRGGCGGELDSLEKRRAFALQAHDALDKSKSAISLHPGSKETSDGNNNNTTRVLSPDRPGSFPLPPNNKPKIWSLAETATSPDSSVQKSTSPSGPPSAPHPSAPHHQIQAHPAFLPSHGLYTCQIGKFHNWTNGAFLGQNSLLNVRSFLGVNQHHHHHHNHHLPAQQQQQQQQQQQQQQTSVVVSPLTAAAALSNDSKVSQETHSPKHIDHEHDVRSDSPPTQPLKSSFRPLHDRSSLPPSTRSPEATQRVLTALSSA, from the exons ATGTCTTTCCCCCAGCTGGGCTACCCGCAGTATCTAAGTGCCTCCCAGGCAGTGTACGGCGGCGACAGGCCGGGGGTCCTCGCGCCCTCGTCTCGCGGAGGGAGCGGCGACATGGCGGGAAGTCCTTCCgccacggcggcggcggcggcggtcacCTCGGTGCTGGGCATGTACGCCAACCCGTACGCTCACAGCTACAGCGCTTTCCTGCCCTACACCAGCGCGGATTTGGCTCTTTTCTCCCAAATG GGATCCCAGTATGACCTGAAGGAGAGCCCTGGCGTTCACCCTGCCAGCTTCGCCGCCCACACCTCCCCCGCCTTCTACCCGTACGGCCAGTTCCAGTACGGCGACCCGGCGCGGCCCAAGAACGCCACCCGGGAGAGCACCAGCACGCTGAAGGCCTGGCTCAACGAGCACCGGAAGAACCCCTACCCCACCAAAGGAGAGAAGATCATGCTGGCCATCATCACCAAGATGACCCTGACGCAGGTCTCCACCTGGTTCGCCAACGCCAGGAGGAGGCTCAAGAAGGAGAACAAGGTGACGTGGGGCACGAGGAGCAAAGAGGACGAGGAGGACGGCCACCTGTTCGGCAGCGGGGACGAGGCGGAGAAAAACGAAGACGAGGAGGAGATCGATTTGGAGAGCATCGATATAGACAAAATCGACGATAACGACGGGGATCAGAGCAACGAGGAGGACGACGAGAAGTCAAACGAGGCGAGCAGGGACCTCCGGGGGGGATGCGGGGGGGAGCTGGACAGCTTGGAAAAGAGACGGGCCTTCGCCCTTCAGGCGCACGACGCCTTGGACAAATCAAAGAGCGCCATTTCGCTTCATCCAGGGAGTAAAGAGACGTCGGACGGCaacaataacaacaccacaagaGTGTTGTCCCCCGACAGACCCGGGAGCTTTCCGCTCCCACCGAACAATAAACCCAAAATATGGTCCCTGGCGGAGACCGCCACCAGCCCCGACAGTTCCGTGCAGAAATCCACGTCCCCGTCGGGACCCCCGAGCGCCCCCCACCCCTCAGCGCCCCACCACCAAATCCAGGCCCATCCGGCCTTCCTGCCCAGTCACGGACTCTACACTTGCCAGATTGGGAAGTTCCACAACTGGACGAACGGCGCTTTCCTGGGGCAGAACTCTCTGCTGAATGTGAGGTCTTTTCTTGGAGTAAATcaacaccatcaccatcaccacaacCATCATTTGCcggctcagcagcagcagcagcagcagcagcagcagcagcagcagcagacgtcGGTGGTGGTGTCGCCGCTGACAGCTGCAGCAGCGCTCAGCAATGACAGCAAGGTGTCACAGGAGACCCACAGTCCCAAACATATAG ATCACGAACACGACGTAAGAAGTGATTCGCCTCCAACACAGCCCCTGAAGTCTTCCTTTCGACCACTACACGACAG ATCCTCCCTGCCTCCCAGCACCAGGAGTCCAGAAGCCACACAACGGGTCCTCACCGCTCTCTCCTCGGCCTGA